Proteins from one Triticum aestivum cultivar Chinese Spring chromosome 7A, IWGSC CS RefSeq v2.1, whole genome shotgun sequence genomic window:
- the LOC123152768 gene encoding 36.4 kDa proline-rich protein-like — PAPAPAPATSTGKCPVDTLKLLACVDVLNGLLHAVIGSSARNTCCPLLSGVADLDAALCLCTTIKVKALNINLMLPIAIEVLVNQCGKRVPKDFRCPN, encoded by the coding sequence CCAGCCCCGGCCCCAGCGCCGGCTACATCGACCGGCAAGTGCCCCGTGGACACACTGAAGCTACTTGCGTGCGTGGACGTGCTCAATGGGCTGTTGCACGCGGTGATCGGCAGTAGCGCCAGGAATACATGCTGCCCGCTGCTGTCCGGCGTTGCCGACCTCGACGCTGCTCTCTGCCTTTGCACCACCATCAAGGTCAAGGCCCTCAACATCAACCTCATGCTGCCCATCGCCATCGAGGTGCTCGTCAACCAGTGCGGCAAGAGAGTGCCGAAAGACTTCCGCTGCCCTAATTAA
- the LOC123152161 gene encoding extensin-like, whose product MARIAAFLLVALLSLAGHLAQSAPCRSCPPTKPSQPAPCKHKSSPSSIPCPPPSQTPMPSTTPTLTPVTPTPAPTPTVFIPPPTNTPAPTPIPASVTPTSAPTPMMPPIPTPITPTPVPAPLSPTPTPVAPTPTTMMPPTQMPMAPTPAPTPVSPTPNPVAPRPIPVMPPTPTPASNPISPTPSPVAPTPTRVVPTPAPTPVSPSPTLVTPTQAPVMPPTPTSVTPMPAPTPVSPTPTPVAPTPTPMIPQSPTLVTPMPAPTPVSPTPIPVAPTPTLVMPPAPTPVTPTPPPAPAPAPATSTGKCPVDTLKLLACVDALNGLLHAVIGSSARNTCCPLLSGVADLDAALCLCTTIKVKALNINLMLPIAIEVLVNQCGKRVPKDFRCPN is encoded by the coding sequence ATGGCCCGCATTGCGGCGTTCTTGCTGGTGGCCCTGCTCTCCTTAGCCGGGCATCTCGCGCAGTCCGCGCCATGCCGATCATGCCCGCCCACAAAGCCTTCCCAGCCTGCACCGTGTAAGCACAAGTCCTCACCATCGTCCATACCCTGCCCTCCACCTTCACAAACTCCCATGCCCTCAACCACACCCACACTCACCCCGGTGACTCCGACGCCGGCACCGACCCCGACTGTCTTCATCCCTCCACCTACAAACACTCCGGCACCCACGCCCATACCGGCCTCTGTAACTCCAACATCGGCACCGACCCCTATGATGCCTCCAATACCAACCCCTATAACTCCAACGCCGGTACCAGCTCCTCTCTCTCCAACACCAACACCGGTGGCCCCAACACCTACAACCATGATGCCGCCGACACAGATGCCTATGGCACCAACGCCGGCACCGACCCCTGTATCTCCAACGCCAAACCCGGTGGCCCCAAGACCTATCCCTGTGATGCCGCCAACACCGACGCCGGCATCAAACCCTATCTCTCCAACGCCAAGTCCGGTGGCGCCAACACCGACCCGTGTGGTTCCGACGCCAGCACCCACCCCTGTCTCTCCGTCGCCAACCCTGGTGACCCCAACACAGGCCCCTGTGATGCCGCCAACACCAACATCGGTGACTCCGATGCCAGCACCGACCCCCGTTTCTCCAACGCCAACTCCGGTGGCCCCAACACCGACTCCTATGATACCACAATCACCAACCCTTGTGACTCCGATGCCAGCACCAACCCCTGTCTCTCCAACGCCAATCCCGGTGGCCCCAACACCGACCCTCGTGATGCCGCCAGCACCCACCCCTGTGACTCCGACGCCACCCCCAGCCCCGGCCCCAGCGCCGGCTACATCGACCGGCAAGTGCCCCGTGGACACACTGAAGCTACTTGCGTGCGTGGACGCGCTCAATGGGCTGTTGCACGCGGTGATCGGCAGTAGCGCCAGGAATACATGCTGCCCGCTGCTGTCCGGCGTTGCCGACCTCGACGCTGCTCTCTGCCTTTGCACCACCATCAAGGTCAAGGCCCTCAACATCAACCTCATGCTGCCCATCGCCATCGAGGTGCTCGTCAACCAGTGCGGCAAGAGAGTGCCGAAAGACTTCCGCTGCCCTAATTAA